One Epinephelus moara isolate mb chromosome 20, YSFRI_EMoa_1.0, whole genome shotgun sequence genomic window carries:
- the LOC126408292 gene encoding UDP-glucuronosyltransferase 2C1-like, producing the protein MDVSMKMPHSSLITFALLLIQLSSVTGGKVLVFPLDGSHWINMKVLIEELHAKGHVVTVVRASDSWYISEKSPLYTSVTVPSPGGFDENLFEDLLSRQLEILFKGRHSSIWSQIWTRIQIERLTVDQFSQLHKGMSEMIVQMFEDEKLMQSFHEAKYDVVLTDPGIGGGTILARWLQVPLVYNVRWTIQGEAHFVLAPSPLSYIPFTATELTDKMTFPQRVKNVLSYIFGMYTMLCITEPHYKPLVEKYFGPSVDYSTFFRDADIWLMRNDFVFEFPRPTMPNIVYMGGFQCKPPKPLSADLEEFVQSSGDHGVIMMTLGTLIGKLPQDVVEEIAAAFAQLPQKVIWRYMGQRPANLGNNTLIVNWLPQNNLLGHPKTRVFVTHGGTNSVQEAIYHGVPVVGLPLFFDRPDNLSRIKAKGGAVIVDIAELDRHIFADALMTAIHNSSYRENMQKLSRLHRDQPMKPLDLAVFWIEYVIRHKGARHLQAQSNKMSWFVYNSVDVIAALLALVVLVTFTCILIVRLLWRICFVGKKVKHE; encoded by the coding sequence ATGGACGTCAGTATGAAGATGCCTCACTCTTCTCTCATCACATTTGCCCTACTGTTGATTCAACTATCTAGTGTCACTGGAGGCAAAGTCCTGGTGTTCCCATTGGACGGGAGCCATTGGATAAACATGAAAGTGCTCATAGAGGAACTGCACGCCAAAGGCCACGTGGTCACTGTGGTTCGGGCGTCCGATAGCTGGTACATCAGTGAAAAGTCTCCTCTCTACACCTCTGTCACTGTTCCCAGCCCTGGTGGATTTGACGAAAACCTTTTTGAAGACTTATTGTCTCGACAGCTGGAGATCTTGTTTAAAGGTAGACATTCATCTATTTGGTCTCAAATCTGGACTCGTATTCAGATAGAGCGGCTGACTGTGGACCAGTTCTCTCAGCTCCACAAGGGGATGAGTGAAATGATCGTTCAGATGTTTGAAGATGAAAAGCTGATGCAGTCTTTCCATGAAGCCAAATATGACGTGGTTTTGACTGACCCTGGCATCGGCGGAGGGACAATACTGGCACGTTGGCTCCAAGTTCCTCTTGTTTATAACGTCAGATGGACCATTCAAGGTGAAGCTCATTTCGTTCTGGCCCCCTCACCTTTGTCATACATTCCTTTCACTGCAACAGAGTTGACTGATAAGATGACCTTCCCTCAAAGAGTAAAGAATGTTttgagttacatttttgggATGTACACAATGTTGTGCATCACAGAACCTCATTACAAACCTTTAGTTGAGAAGTACTTTGGTCCCAGTGTGGATTACTCAACATTTTTCCGCGATGCAGATATATGGCTTATGAGGAATGATTTTGTCTTTGAGTTTCCACGTCCAACAATGCCAAATATAGTATACATGGGAGGATTTCAGTGCAAGCCCCCAAAACCACTCTCTGCAGACCTGGAGGAGTTTGTCCAGAGCTCTGGAGATCACGGGGTCATTATGATGACCTTAGGAACATTAATCGGGAAGCTTCCTCAGGATGTTGTTGAGGAAATAGCTGCAGCCTTTGCCCAGCTGCCTCAGAAGGTTATATGGAGGTATATGGGACAAAGGCCAGCCAACCTGGGCAACAACACGTTAATAGTCAACTGGCTGCCGCAGAACAACCTCTTAGGACATCCCAAAACTAGAGTGTTTGTGACACACGGAGGCACTAACTCAGTTCAGGAGGCAATTTACCACGGAGTTCCTGTAGTTGGACTTCCCTTATTTTTCGATCGGCCTGATAACCTCTCCAGAATCAAAGCAAAGGGAGGAGCTGTGATTGTGGACATTGCAGAGCTGGACAGACACATCTTTGCTGATGCCCTGATGACAGCTATTCACAATTCCTCTTACAGGGAAAACATGCAGAAACTCTCACGGCTGCACAGAGATCAGCCCATGAAGCCACTGGACCTGGCGGTGTTTTGGATTGAATATGTCATCAGACATAAAGGAGCGCGTCATCTGCAGGCCCAGTCCAACAAAATGTCCTGGTTTGTTTACAACTCTGTTGATGTCATCGCTGCTTTGTTGGCTTTAGTTGTGCTTGTTACATTCACTTGCATTTTAATTGTAAGGTTGCTGTGGAGAATTTGTTttgttgggaaaaaagttaaacatgagtga